One genomic segment of Hordeum vulgare subsp. vulgare chromosome 2H, MorexV3_pseudomolecules_assembly, whole genome shotgun sequence includes these proteins:
- the LOC123424685 gene encoding NAC domain-containing protein 92-like: protein MSDVTEVMDLGAEEPRLSLPPGFRFHPTDEEVVTHYLTPKAVNNSFSCLVIADVDLNKTEPWDLPGKAKMGEKEWYFFVHKDRKYPTGTRTNRATERGYWKATGKDKEIFRGKGRDAVLVGMKKTLVFYTGRAPRGDKTPYVMHEYRLEGQLPHRLHRSAKNDWAVCRVFDKDLAAKNAPQVPPPPAAAGAMEDPYAFLDDFLNNPDLPMLMDSPSGADDFAAASSSTSSAALPLEPDTEQLTIKTEPPVTQQQMQSPNYFFMPATTGSGNHGGGAGYSPYLQGAMGGDQQAAIRRHCKPEAASSSALLQTPSLGFFDTGALAGAADTSFPMMPSSRSYVDLEQLCRGEPPMDFSNMW, encoded by the exons ATGTCGGACGTGACGGAGGTGATGGATCTGGGGGCGGAGGAGCCGCGGCTGTCGCTCCCGCCGGGCTTCCGGTTCCACCCGACCGATGAGGAGGTGGTCACCCACTACCTCACCCCCAAGGCCGTCAACAACTCCTTCTCCTGCCTCGTGATCGCCGACGTCGACCTCAACAAGACCGAGCCGTGGGACCTCCCCG GGAAGGCGAAGATGGGGGAGAAGGAGTGGTACTTCTTCGTGCACAAGGACCGCAAGTACCCGACGGGGACGCGCACCAACCGGGCCACGGAGCGCGGCTACTGGAAGGCGACGGGGAAGGACAAGGAGATCTTCCGCGGCAAGGGCCGGGACGCCGTGCTCGTCGGCATGAAGAAGACGCTCGTCTTCTACACCGGCCGCGCCCCCCGCGGCGATAAGACGCCCTACGTCATGCACGAGTACCGCCTCGAGGGCCAGCTGCCCCACCGCCTCCACCGCTCAGCCaag aACGATTGGGCTGTTTGCCGGGTGTTCGACAAAGACTTGGCGGCGAAGAATGCGCCGCAAGTGCCGCCACCGCCGGCGGCCGCCGGGGCCATGGAGGACCCGTACGCCTTTCTCGACGACTTCCTCAACAACCCCGACCTGCCGATGCTCATGGACTCCCCCTCCGGCGCGGACGACTTCGCCGCCGCGTCGAGCTCGACCTCCAGCGCGGCCCTGCCGCTCGAGCCGGACACGGAGCAGCTGACCATCAAGACGGAGCCGCCGGTGACGCAGCAGCAGATGCAGAGCCCCAACTACTTCTTCATGCCGGCGACGACGGGCAGCGGCAACCACGGCGGCGGCGCCGGGTACTCGCCCTACCTGCAGGGAGCCATGGGCGGGGACCAGCAGGCGGCGATCCGCAGGCACTGCAAGCCGGAGGCGGCGTCATCGTCGGCGCTGCTGCAGACCCCTTCGCTCGGCTTCTTCGACACGGGCGCGCTCGCCGGCGCCGCGGACACCTCGTTCCCGATGATGCCGTCGTCGCGGTCGTACGTCGATCTGGAGCAGCTGTGCCGGGGCGAGCCTCCCATGGACTTCTCCAACATGTGGTAG